From Constrictibacter sp. MBR-5, one genomic window encodes:
- a CDS encoding ATP-dependent Clp protease proteolytic subunit, translating to MDIMQLFWLFFIISALQPVLQRRYLEAMRTRKIANIEKKRGSRVILLIHRQETMNLLGFPLMRYIDVNDSEEVLRAIQMTDDEVPLDIVLHTPGGLVLAATQIARAIQGHKGKVTVFVPHYAMSGGTLIALAADEIVMCEHSVLGPVDPQLGQLPAASLIKVVEEKPIAEIDDQTLIMADVGRKAIAQIEAFAKRLLSDKMDENRAASVAAKLATGTWTHDYPISADEARDMGLPVGTDMPKEILELMTLYPQPVRRQGGGVEYLPEPRQREARRAMSTR from the coding sequence ATGGACATAATGCAGCTTTTCTGGCTGTTCTTCATCATTTCGGCGCTGCAGCCGGTTCTCCAGCGCCGCTATCTTGAGGCGATGCGCACACGTAAGATAGCCAACATCGAGAAGAAGCGCGGCAGTCGCGTCATTCTGCTGATTCATCGGCAGGAGACTATGAACCTGCTGGGTTTTCCCCTGATGCGCTACATCGACGTCAACGATTCCGAGGAAGTCCTGCGTGCGATCCAGATGACCGACGACGAAGTGCCGCTCGACATCGTGCTGCACACACCGGGCGGCCTTGTGCTGGCGGCAACACAGATTGCCCGCGCCATTCAGGGACACAAGGGCAAGGTCACAGTGTTCGTGCCACATTACGCGATGTCCGGTGGCACGCTGATCGCACTCGCTGCCGACGAGATCGTGATGTGTGAACACTCCGTGCTGGGACCCGTCGATCCGCAACTTGGCCAGTTGCCCGCTGCCTCGCTCATCAAGGTCGTCGAGGAGAAACCCATCGCCGAGATCGACGACCAGACCCTGATCATGGCCGATGTCGGTCGCAAGGCCATTGCGCAGATCGAGGCATTCGCGAAACGTCTGCTGTCCGACAAGATGGACGAGAACCGCGCGGCGTCCGTGGCGGCGAAGCTGGCGACGGGCACCTGGACCCACGACTATCCCATCTCTGCCGATGAGGCCCGCGACATGGGCCTGCCCGTTGGAACGGACATGCCCAAGGAAATACTGGAGCTGATGACGCTCTATCCGCAGCCGGTTCGGCGCCAGGGCGGTGGCGTGGAATACCTGCCCGAGCCGCGGCAGCGAGAAGCGCGCCGCGCCATGTCCACGCGCTGA
- a CDS encoding NADH dehydrogenase ubiquinone Fe-S protein 4, producing MMRGHNRPPFPPKIPGTDMRSPEVPTAIIYRPARSAMTSAPRPDYWILEFEPSRPPQIEPLMGYTSSDDPYRPIRLKFPDRESAVEFAERQDWRYIVRDDKAHRHAPDCWRGEERHRLYKGADAPEAYRIPSSVDHGRTDHRVRRAVEEKGTVDLSSQEQAEFDPVLEASLESFPASDPPAWTGVTIAGKEQ from the coding sequence ATGATGCGCGGCCATAACCGCCCACCCTTTCCGCCGAAGATTCCCGGGACCGACATGCGGTCGCCGGAGGTGCCGACCGCGATCATCTACCGTCCGGCCCGTTCCGCGATGACGTCGGCGCCGCGACCCGACTACTGGATACTGGAATTCGAGCCGTCACGTCCGCCCCAAATCGAGCCGCTGATGGGATATACTTCCAGCGACGATCCCTATCGTCCGATCCGGCTGAAATTCCCCGACCGCGAAAGCGCCGTGGAATTCGCGGAGCGGCAGGACTGGCGCTACATCGTGCGTGATGACAAGGCTCACCGGCACGCGCCTGACTGCTGGCGGGGAGAGGAGCGGCATCGCCTCTACAAGGGAGCCGATGCGCCGGAAGCCTATCGTATACCGTCCAGCGTGGATCACGGTCGCACGGATCACCGCGTCCGGCGCGCGGTCGAGGAGAAAGGCACGGTGGACCTGTCGTCGCAAGAACAGGCCGAATTCGATCCGGTGCTCGAAGCCTCGCTCGAATCCTTCCCGGCCTCCGATCCCCCGGCCTGGACGGGCGTGACGATAGCCGGGAAAGAACAATGA
- a CDS encoding rhomboid family intramembrane serine protease translates to MFPYLDSVARRYPPVIVWAVIGMSVLAFLYQTSLPPRVLDRFLFEFALVPSRFFGQLSLVAPSDWTPFLTNIFLHGGWLHLILNMWTLWIFGPAVEDRLGPGRFTLFYLFCGVAAGLAHALANPDSVVPALGASGAIAGVIGCYARMFPAARLVVIVPILFIPLFFEVRAFIFAMIWFFMQVIPGFLSLGGDQATGGIAWWAHIGGFLAGWIVTPLLRRRAATYRHYYRDEGIYGFLPDGRREGGQGPWT, encoded by the coding sequence TTGTTTCCCTATCTTGACAGCGTCGCGCGCCGCTACCCGCCCGTCATCGTATGGGCGGTCATCGGCATGAGCGTCCTCGCGTTCCTCTATCAGACCAGCCTGCCTCCGCGCGTGCTGGACCGGTTCCTGTTCGAGTTCGCGCTGGTGCCCTCGCGCTTCTTCGGACAGCTAAGCCTCGTCGCCCCGTCCGACTGGACCCCATTCCTGACCAATATCTTCCTGCACGGGGGCTGGCTGCACCTCATCCTGAACATGTGGACGCTCTGGATCTTCGGCCCCGCCGTCGAAGATCGGCTCGGACCGGGTCGATTCACGCTGTTCTATCTGTTCTGTGGTGTGGCGGCCGGACTGGCTCATGCCCTGGCGAACCCCGACTCGGTCGTTCCCGCGCTTGGCGCATCGGGGGCGATCGCGGGCGTGATCGGTTGCTACGCACGCATGTTTCCGGCGGCTCGGCTGGTGGTGATCGTGCCGATTCTGTTCATTCCGCTGTTCTTCGAAGTGCGCGCGTTCATTTTCGCAATGATCTGGTTCTTCATGCAGGTCATTCCCGGCTTTCTGTCGCTCGGCGGCGATCAGGCCACGGGCGGGATCGCCTGGTGGGCGCATATCGGCGGGTTTCTCGCCGGTTGGATTGTCACGCCACTCCTGCGAAGGCGGGCAGCCACCTATCGCCATTATTATCGCGACGAGGGCATCTATGGCTTTCTGCCGGATGGCCGACGGGAAGGGGGACAAGGTCCATGGACATAA
- a CDS encoding HdeD family acid-resistance protein: protein MTTTSETSSSTMQTVLCTLSRNWWAFVLRGVLSLVIAVLAFIMPAESLLALTLVFGAFSFADGLFGLVAAIRNIRKGERWGWLMFSGLLGIATGVVVVVSPFVATLVLATFLWASIAFWSVFSGVLEIAAAIRLRKEIKGEVWLILSGLISVALGVIVTWMLLTRPLESFLALGWLLGFYAALFGAMMILLGLRLRRANQAGHDKTPGVNLSAGK, encoded by the coding sequence ATGACGACAACCTCTGAAACATCTTCGAGCACGATGCAGACCGTGCTGTGCACCCTGTCCCGGAACTGGTGGGCCTTCGTGCTGCGCGGTGTGCTCTCGCTGGTTATCGCAGTGCTCGCCTTCATCATGCCGGCCGAGTCGCTTCTGGCCCTGACGCTGGTGTTCGGCGCCTTCTCTTTCGCCGACGGATTGTTCGGTCTGGTCGCCGCGATACGCAACATTCGCAAGGGCGAACGCTGGGGCTGGCTGATGTTCAGCGGTCTCCTGGGGATCGCCACGGGCGTGGTCGTGGTCGTCTCGCCCTTCGTCGCAACGCTGGTCCTCGCGACATTCCTCTGGGCCAGCATCGCGTTCTGGTCGGTGTTTTCCGGCGTCCTAGAAATCGCGGCGGCGATCCGCCTGCGCAAGGAAATCAAGGGAGAGGTCTGGCTCATCCTCAGCGGCCTCATCTCGGTCGCGCTGGGTGTAATCGTGACCTGGATGCTGCTGACGCGTCCGCTCGAAAGCTTCCTGGCCCTCGGCTGGCTGCTCGGCTTCTACGCCGCCCTTTTCGGAGCAATGATGATCCTGCTGGGCCTGCGGCTGCGGCGCGCGAATCAGGCAGGGCACGACAAAACTCCCGGCGTCAACCTGTCCGCTGGCAAATGA